A stretch of DNA from Serinibacter arcticus:
TCCGCCTCGTCGTAGGCCGCGACGACCACGGGGTCGAAGTCCGCGAACGCCGCCCGGAACGCCTCGCGCTTGCGCAGGATCGTGATCCAGGACAGCCCGGACTGGAACGCCTCGAGCGCGAGCCGCTCGAAGAGCTCGCGCTCGTCGGGGCTGTCGGTGACCGCGACCCCCCACTCGGTGTCGTGGTAGGCCTCGTAGAGCGGGTCGCCGTCGCCGAAGCACCGGCCGCCGGCCGTCGGGGCTGGATCGGTGCCGTCGGGGTCGCCCGTGCCGGAGCCGCTGCTGGTCGTCTCGGTGGTCATGGCGGCGAGGCTACCCGCGGGTTCCGACAGCGCTCGTGACCCGGGTCCGGCCGGGGAAGGAGAGCCCGCGCCAGGTGCCTGGGGACAGCCGACGGCCAGGGCTACGCTCGCCGGGTGCCCTTCCTCACCCCCCTCGCGCCCCTGACCCTCACCGGCGAGCTCGTCGAGCTGCGCCCGCTCGACCCCGCCGATCACGACGGCCTCGTCGCCGCCGTCGAGGACGGTGAGATCTGGCGCCTGGAGTACACCCGGGTGCCGGCGCCGCAGGAGATGGCCGCGGAGATCGACCGCAGACTCGCCCTCGCGGACGCCGGGCTGATGCTGCCGTTCACCACGGTGCGGCGCGGCCGCGACGGCGCGGAGGACACCGTGATCGGGATGACCACGCTGTGCAACGTCGAGGAGGCCCACCGCCGGGTCGAGATCGGCTACACCTGGAACGCGCGGTCGGCGCAGCGGTCGGGCACCAACACCGAGAGCAAGCTGCTCCTGTTCCACCACGCCTTCGACGTGCTGGGCGCCGTCGTGGTGCAGTTCCACACCGACGCGCGCAACCTCCCGTCGCAGAAGGCGATCGAGCGGCTCGGCGCCCGGCGCGACGGGGTGCTCCGCAGCGACACCACCATGCCGGACGGGTACGTCCGCGACACGGTCGTCTACTCCGTGATCGCCGCCGAGTGGCCGGCCGTGAGGGCCGGCCTGGAGGCGCGGCTCGAGGCGGGGGCGATCGCGGCGGCACGCCCGGCGGTGACCTCCGCGAGCCCCACGACGACGGCGGACCCGGCGTGACCCGCGTCCGCCGCACCGCCCCGGCCGGCTCCCCCCGGATCGACCCGCTCGTCCTGCAGGACATCGCCGACATCGACCTCGCGACGCTGCTCGCCGAGGACTCGCACGAGGGCGTCAGGCTCGTACCGGGTGCCGACGGGCGCGCGGACGAGCTGGACGCCGTCGCGGACGAGCTCGACCTCGCCGGGCTCGACCTGCGCGAGACCGAGCTCGGCCCCCTGCGCACGGCGCGGCTCGACCTCCGCGCCGCCAGGCTCCGCGAGGTTCGTCTGCAGGGGGTCGACGCCCCCGTGGTGAACGCGACACGCGGTTCGTGGATCGACGTCGAGGTCGTGGGCGGACGGCTCGGTTCGGTGGAGGCGTACGAGAGCGAGTGGCGCAGCCTGGTGGTCAGCGGGGTGCGGCTGAGCTACCTGAACCTGCGCGGGGCGCGGCTGACGGATGTCCGGTTCGTCGACTGCGTCGTCGACGAGCTGGACCTCGGCCAGGCGAGGCTGGAGCGCGTCGCGTTCGAGGGCTGCCGCGTCACGCGTCTCGACGTCGGGCGCGCCGAGCTCTCCCAGGTCGACCTGCGCGGGGCGGACCTCAGCGAGATCGTCGGCATCTCCCACCTGCGGGGAGCCGTGATCGACCACGGTCAGCTCATGGCGCTGGCCCCGGCGATCGCGGCCGGTCTGGGTATCGCGGTCCGCGACGGCGACTGAGCCCGCGCGCCGGCGAGCCCTCCCGCAGCGCCTACATCTCGCGCGACGACAGCACGCAGAACTCGTTGCCGTCGATGTCGGCGAGGACGGTCCAGGTGACGTCGTCGCCCTGGCCGACGTCCACCCGCGTCGCGCCCAGCTCCTCCAGGCGCGCGATCTCGGCGTCCCGGTCGTCGCCGGTGTGGGGCGCGAAGTCGAGGTGCAGCCGGTCCTTGGACGTCTTCTCGTGCTCGACGAGCACGAACACCAGGCCGGGCGGCACCCGGTGGAACGGAAGCTGCTCGGAGAGCTCACGGGCCCACGGCGGCACGAGGACCACCTCGTCCCGGGCGGCGTAGACCTCGTCCCAGCCGAGCGCCTCCCGCCACCAGGCGGCGAGCTCGCGGGGTCGGGTCGACTCGATCACGGTCGAGTACCAGCGCAGTGCCATGGGTCACTCCCTCGGGGTCGGATCCGCAGGACTCCGCCACGTCGGCGTGGCCCTGGCCACGGACGATACGACAGCCGTCCGACATCCCACCGGGCGGCGAGGCACAATGGGAGGCGTGCCATCGAGCCTGAGAGTGGGAATCGTGTGCCTGCACACCGATCCCTACGCCCCTCCGGGCAGCGGTGACGTGGGCGGGATGAACGTCGTCGTCCGCCACACCTGTGACGCGCTCGCGCGCGCCGGGCACCGGGTCGAGGTCATCACGCGATGGAGCGATCCCGCCACGGCCGGGCGCGAGGAGATCGACGGCGTCGTCGTCCACCGCCTCGCCGTCGGCCCCCCGCGCACCGTGCTGAAGGGCGAGAACGAGGCCTTCATGGACGACTTCGGGCGGGAGCTCGCGCTCCTGGGACCGATGGACCTGCTCCACTCCCACCACTGGTTCTCGGGCATCGCCGCGTTGCCCGTCGCCCGGTCCTGGGGCGTGCCGCACCTGCAGTCCTTCCACAGCATCGCCGCGCCGGAGAGCACCGACCTGTCGGCCGGGGAGCGGCCCGAGTCGCCCGGCCGACTCCAGGGCGAGGCTTTCCTCGCGCAGCAGAGCGACGGCGTGCTCGCCGTCTCCCGCGCCGAGGCCATGACCGCGCTGGAGCGCCTGGGTGCGCCGCCCGAGCGGCTGACGGTCGTCTACCCGGGTGTCGACTCGGCGCTCTTCCACCCGGCGCCCGAGACCCCGGGGAAGCGGAGCAGCGTGCTGGTCGCGGCCCGGCTCGAGCCGCTCAAGGGTGTCGACCTCGCGATCCGCGCGCTCGCGCTGCTGCCGGTCGAGCGGCGACCGCTGCTGCGCATCGCCGGCGGGGCGACGGCGGACGCCTCGTTCGGCCCCGAGCTCCTCGAGCTGGCGGCCGGGCTCGGGCTGCGCGACGACGTCGAGCTCCTCGGACCGCAGTCGCGCACGGGCCTCGCCGACCTGATGCGCAGCTCGACGATGGTGATGGTGCCGTCGCACTCGGAGACCTACGGGCTGGTGGCCCTGGAGGCTGCCGCGAGCGGCGTCCCGGTGATCGCGAGCGCGACTGGGGGTCTCGTCGAGGCGGTGCGCGACGGTACGACGGGTCTCCTCGTGCAGGGGCGACGGCCGCAGGACTGGGCGGCCGCCGTCGACCGCCTGCTCGCCGAGCCCGAGCTCCGCGAGCGACTCGGCCGCCAGGGCCGCGAGCACGCCGTCGCACGCACCTGGGACTCGGTCGGCGCCGTCGTGGCCCGCGCGTACCGCGGCGTGGTGGTCGGCGCCGGCGTGTCGGCCGTCGGCCGGGCCTAGCCCAGGTCCGTCCCGCCGTCGCTGCCCTGGTCGACCAGCTTGACCAGGAGCTGGACCAGCATCGCGCGCTCCGCGGGGGTCAGCCCGCTCGACCACGCGGCCTCGCCCCTGTTGGCCACCTCGAGGTCGTGCAGGAACACCTCGTGCCCGGCGTCCGTCAGCGACAGCAGGACGATGCGGCGGTCGCGGTTCGATCCCCGCCGCAGGACGAGTCCGTCGGCCACGAGAGTCTCGACGAGCGTGGACGCGGCCGCCTTCGAGAACCCCCCGTGCCGCACGAGGTCGCCCTGCTCGATCTCTCCGCGCACGTGCATGAGCAGGAGGGCGTTGAGGGTCCGGGGAGGGGAGGCGTCGGCGTGACGGAGACGCCGCTGGAGATCGCTCGCGAGCGCGCCGCTCGCGCCGCGCAGGGTGAAGGCGAGACGCATGGCGTCCGTGTCGACGGTCGACTCCCGGCCGAAGGACTCGACCGCCTCGTCGATGAGCCGCCACATCAGCAGCGGTGAGCCGTCGTTCTCGCGTTCGGGTGTGCTGATCGCCATGTTGCCCCCCGGCCCCGCCCTCCCGGGATGTCACGAATTCAACGAGACCGGGAGGTGGTTCTAATTTCAACAAGTAGTACGTCCGCCTGCTCGGCGATGCCGAGGGTCACGATAACCGACGCTCTACGTTCGTGGGGGATCGATCCCGCACGGCGGGGTCCGTCGATCGACGGACGGCGCGATGCGAGCAACGGGGCGGCTGCGGACTGTTCGACGTCGGCGTTCGGATGCGTTCGGGAATGCGGCGCGAATGACCTTCGACGAGGCAGGGTAAAGGCGCGGTGCAGGTGTGGATGCCGGCGTTCTGGAAACAGGGGGGTGATTTCCAGGGGCCGCGTTCCTACCGCGTGGATGTCGGCGGTGCCGGCGTCCACGCGGTGACGCCCTGGTGCCCGCGGGATCCCCACGACGGGCAGAATCGCCGACGTGACCTCTCCCGTCCGCCTCGCCACCACGCTCGTCGGTCTCGTTCCTGCTTTCGGTTCGGAGGCCTTCCTCGCGCCGTGGCCGGATGCCGACACCTGGCACCACGAGGGCCTGACCCGGCGAGCCGCCGGTGCGGTCGGGTGGTCCGAGGCCGCCGCGTCCGAGATCGCCTTCCACGCCACCTACGTCGACCACTACCTCCTCAACCCGCTGTGGCTCTGGGGCGGT
This window harbors:
- a CDS encoding GNAT family N-acetyltransferase, whose protein sequence is MPFLTPLAPLTLTGELVELRPLDPADHDGLVAAVEDGEIWRLEYTRVPAPQEMAAEIDRRLALADAGLMLPFTTVRRGRDGAEDTVIGMTTLCNVEEAHRRVEIGYTWNARSAQRSGTNTESKLLLFHHAFDVLGAVVVQFHTDARNLPSQKAIERLGARRDGVLRSDTTMPDGYVRDTVVYSVIAAEWPAVRAGLEARLEAGAIAAARPAVTSASPTTTADPA
- a CDS encoding pentapeptide repeat-containing protein, which gives rise to MTRVRRTAPAGSPRIDPLVLQDIADIDLATLLAEDSHEGVRLVPGADGRADELDAVADELDLAGLDLRETELGPLRTARLDLRAARLREVRLQGVDAPVVNATRGSWIDVEVVGGRLGSVEAYESEWRSLVVSGVRLSYLNLRGARLTDVRFVDCVVDELDLGQARLERVAFEGCRVTRLDVGRAELSQVDLRGADLSEIVGISHLRGAVIDHGQLMALAPAIAAGLGIAVRDGD
- a CDS encoding VOC family protein gives rise to the protein MALRWYSTVIESTRPRELAAWWREALGWDEVYAARDEVVLVPPWARELSEQLPFHRVPPGLVFVLVEHEKTSKDRLHLDFAPHTGDDRDAEIARLEELGATRVDVGQGDDVTWTVLADIDGNEFCVLSSREM
- a CDS encoding glycosyltransferase: MCLHTDPYAPPGSGDVGGMNVVVRHTCDALARAGHRVEVITRWSDPATAGREEIDGVVVHRLAVGPPRTVLKGENEAFMDDFGRELALLGPMDLLHSHHWFSGIAALPVARSWGVPHLQSFHSIAAPESTDLSAGERPESPGRLQGEAFLAQQSDGVLAVSRAEAMTALERLGAPPERLTVVYPGVDSALFHPAPETPGKRSSVLVAARLEPLKGVDLAIRALALLPVERRPLLRIAGGATADASFGPELLELAAGLGLRDDVELLGPQSRTGLADLMRSSTMVMVPSHSETYGLVALEAAASGVPVIASATGGLVEAVRDGTTGLLVQGRRPQDWAAAVDRLLAEPELRERLGRQGREHAVARTWDSVGAVVARAYRGVVVGAGVSAVGRA
- a CDS encoding MarR family winged helix-turn-helix transcriptional regulator translates to MAISTPERENDGSPLLMWRLIDEAVESFGRESTVDTDAMRLAFTLRGASGALASDLQRRLRHADASPPRTLNALLLMHVRGEIEQGDLVRHGGFSKAAASTLVETLVADGLVLRRGSNRDRRIVLLSLTDAGHEVFLHDLEVANRGEAAWSSGLTPAERAMLVQLLVKLVDQGSDGGTDLG